The DNA region GTGATGCGCCCCGACTCCTGTTGCGTCACGATCTGGATCACAGCATCCGCGCGGCCCTTGTCAGTGCCGACACCGAAACCCGATTGGGAGTCTGCTCCACATACTTCGTGCAGGTTGAGTGCAGCTTCTACAATCTGCTTTCGGCGGAAAGCCGCGAGTTGGTTGCCGAACTGGTGTCCGGAGGGCATGAAATCGGTCTTCATTTTTCGGCCGGACGTTATCGTGGGGAACAGGGTGCCAGACGCTGGCGACTGGATCTGGCGCTGCTTGAAGATCTGGCGGGGCATCCGATCCACACCGCCTCACAGCACCTTCCCAGTTCCACCGAACGCTTCGATCCGGGCGACCTGATCAGGCGGGAAGCCTACCGCGAGCCCTTCATGGGAAAGGAAATGGGCTACATTTCCGATTCCCTGATGGCCTGGAGACAGGCCACTCCCCTCGAGTGGATCGAGGAGAGGCGCAGCTTCCAGTTTCTGACTCACCCCTTGACGTGGTCCCATCAGGTCAACGATCTGGACCAGGCTCTGGACCTGGCGGTAGCGGAAGAAGTGCAGCAGCTGCGAGCGGAATTGGCAAGGACACGCACACTGTACCACGACCTGCTGGCCGCACGCGAGCGGCTGGACGCAGAGTTCCGCAGGTCCCGCGGCTGAATCGGGACAGGCCCGCTCAGCCTGGCGAGTCGGTTGGTGGAGCCAGTTTCCGAAAAACCTGGTCGTAGTCCGCCGGGGCGTGTGCCCGCAGTCGCTGCTCTCCTCGCCGCATCACCCCGGCGACGAGCCAGGCAAGAAACCCGCAGCCGGCCTTCGGAGGAGACAGTGCCAGCTCCTCCCGAAGGATCTTCCACTGCAGACGGTACCTGAGCAAGCTCGACCGACTGATGGCACCGGGGCGCTGTCGGTAGCCGTACAGCGAATGGCGAATGCCGCACACGCTGCCACCCGCGGACAGCAGGCGAAGCCAGAGTACGTAGTCCGCTCTGGCTGGCCAATCCGGATACGCCAGGTCAGGATATGCCGCCGCCCTGAGCATCACCGTGGCACTGGCGATGCGATTGATCCGTGTCAGATCCCCATGGACGACACGCTCAGCTGGCAGAATGGGCAGGCTCCAGAGTCCAAGGTCCTCCGAACAGCGATGGTGGCCGGTCTGCGAAAAACTGCAGCCATGGGCGAGCATGTGTTCCAGCTGCAGTTCCAGCTTGCGGGGATGATACACGTCATCGCTGCCCAGGAAGCAGAGAAACTCCCCGCTCGCCAGCGTGATCCCATGGTTCATGGTGGCGGCGGCACCCAGGCGTGAGCCATTGCGTGCCCAGCGCAAGCGGGCATCCCGCCTGGCCCAGGCTTGGGCCAGCTCGGCCGAGCCATCGGTGGAGGCATCATCCACCAGAATCAGTTCCCAGTCCGGGCAAGTCTGAGCCACGACCGA from Candidatus Delongbacteria bacterium includes:
- a CDS encoding glycosyltransferase family 2 protein; protein product: MLPSRPLISVIMPIHNTRPFLEQAIASVVAQTCPDWELILVDDASTDGSAELAQAWARRDARLRWARNGSRLGAAATMNHGITLASGEFLCFLGSDDVYHPRKLELQLEHMLAHGCSFSQTGHHRCSEDLGLWSLPILPAERVVHGDLTRINRIASATVMLRAAAYPDLAYPDWPARADYVLWLRLLSAGGSVCGIRHSLYGYRQRPGAISRSSLLRYRLQWKILREELALSPPKAGCGFLAWLVAGVMRRGEQRLRAHAPADYDQVFRKLAPPTDSPG